In Pantoea cypripedii, the following proteins share a genomic window:
- a CDS encoding helix-turn-helix domain-containing protein: MNQSQFIRSLLDWIEDNLGHDLHLDEVARRSGYSRWHLQRLFRQHTGFSLAEYIRQRRLTESALTLLNSDEAILQVAMSYGFDTQQAYTRTFKNYFRVTPGQLRRQRRVEPDRLLFPLAVAS, translated from the coding sequence ATGAATCAGAGTCAATTTATCCGCAGTTTGCTGGACTGGATAGAAGACAACTTAGGACACGATTTACATCTGGATGAAGTAGCACGCCGTTCGGGTTATTCCCGCTGGCACCTGCAACGTCTGTTTCGTCAGCACACCGGATTTTCACTGGCCGAGTACATTCGCCAGCGCCGGTTGACGGAGTCGGCGCTGACGCTGCTTAACAGTGATGAGGCAATACTGCAGGTGGCGATGAGCTATGGCTTTGACACCCAGCAGGCGTATACCCGCACCTTTAAAAACTACTTCCGCGTCACGCCGGGCCAGCTGCGTCGTCAGCGCCGCGTAGAACCGGATCGTCTGTTGTTTCCGCTGGCGGTGGCCAGTTGA
- a CDS encoding LysR family transcriptional regulator, with protein MDNSDNLTAMMLFARVVERQSFSEAARTLGVSKSYVSREIARLEIRLGIKLLQRTTRKVALTELGQAYYPFCTRLLDEMHRADAFVQQVHQLPAGNVRLQAPVTFGCQCVVPTLNHFIRRHIHINVDLELTDRINEDPQSSADVAIVIRQRAPEVPDYRELNTIDWGLYAAPDYLAAHPPIDHPERLTRHDLLLFHGPAHTAALPFRRDKQRLALDVRSRFRANNSMALLNAALAGTGIAYLPAYMTQESLARGEIVQVLPEWQMDRLHSYLLLKNQPEPSSPVTLLCDALITALGDG; from the coding sequence ATGGACAACAGCGACAATCTCACCGCCATGATGCTGTTTGCGCGCGTGGTTGAACGGCAAAGTTTCAGCGAAGCTGCCCGCACGCTCGGCGTATCAAAATCCTATGTCAGCCGCGAAATCGCCCGGCTGGAAATCCGCCTCGGGATCAAATTGTTGCAGCGCACCACGCGTAAGGTGGCGCTGACCGAACTGGGGCAGGCGTACTACCCGTTTTGTACCCGCTTACTCGACGAGATGCATCGTGCTGATGCTTTTGTGCAGCAGGTACACCAGCTGCCCGCCGGTAACGTGCGTTTGCAGGCGCCGGTGACGTTCGGTTGCCAATGCGTGGTGCCGACGCTGAACCACTTTATCCGCCGTCATATTCATATCAATGTCGACCTGGAACTGACGGACCGCATCAACGAAGACCCGCAAAGCAGCGCCGATGTGGCGATTGTTATCCGCCAGCGCGCACCGGAAGTGCCTGACTATCGTGAGTTGAATACCATCGACTGGGGATTGTATGCGGCACCGGATTACCTGGCGGCGCATCCGCCTATCGACCATCCCGAACGCTTAACCCGCCATGATCTGCTGTTGTTTCACGGCCCGGCGCATACGGCAGCTCTGCCGTTCCGGCGCGATAAACAGCGCCTGGCGCTGGATGTCCGCAGCCGTTTTCGCGCCAATAACAGCATGGCGCTGCTCAATGCGGCGCTGGCCGGAACCGGTATCGCCTACCTGCCCGCCTATATGACCCAGGAGTCGCTGGCGCGCGGCGAGATTGTGCAAGTGCTGCCGGAGTGGCAGATGGATCGCCTGCACAGTTATCTGCTGCTAAAAAACCAGCCCGAGCCGTCGTCGCCCGTCACCCTGTTGTGCGATGCGTTAATCACCGCATTAGGTGATGGCTGA
- a CDS encoding MFS transporter — MQQPPTALAPEQQHWKRNLFVCVLGSFSTIVAMTLLLPFLPLYVQQLGVQEPAAIARWSGVAYGATFFSAALTAPLWGKLADRYGRKLMLIRASLGMAIAMSLIGMATAPWQLVALRLLAGLLGGYASGSTILVAAQTPKEQTGWALGVLSSGIMAGNVVGPLLGGVLPPLIGIRHTFWLTGAVIFLAFLATTFLLKEAPRQAKKAAQSSSIEEKPVNLPVVRLMWLSGMLLIFANMSIEPIITLYVGQFVTGDHAITVTAGLVMAAAALGSIVSAPRLGRLADRIGHGRVLVYGLIACALLLIPQAFITAAWQLVALRFLMGMALGGLMPCVTALIRHNVPQAQVGKMLGYSTSAQYVGQVSGPLFGGFVGGAFGMRPVFLATCVIMALCALLNARVLRRH; from the coding sequence ATGCAGCAACCTCCAACGGCGTTAGCGCCTGAGCAGCAACACTGGAAGCGCAATCTGTTCGTCTGCGTACTCGGTTCCTTCAGCACCATTGTGGCGATGACGCTACTGCTGCCGTTTCTGCCGTTATATGTGCAGCAGCTCGGTGTGCAGGAACCGGCCGCGATTGCGCGCTGGTCGGGGGTGGCTTACGGTGCAACCTTTTTCAGCGCCGCGCTCACCGCGCCGCTGTGGGGCAAACTGGCGGATCGCTATGGTCGCAAGCTGATGCTGATCCGCGCCAGCCTGGGGATGGCAATTGCCATGTCGCTGATTGGCATGGCGACCGCCCCCTGGCAACTGGTGGCGCTGCGTTTGCTGGCCGGGCTGTTGGGGGGGTATGCCTCGGGATCGACCATTCTGGTGGCGGCGCAAACGCCGAAAGAGCAGACCGGCTGGGCGCTGGGTGTGCTGTCTTCCGGCATTATGGCAGGCAATGTGGTGGGGCCGTTGCTGGGCGGGGTGCTGCCGCCATTGATTGGTATTCGTCACACCTTCTGGCTGACCGGTGCGGTGATTTTTCTCGCTTTCCTTGCCACCACCTTTTTACTGAAAGAAGCACCGCGTCAGGCTAAAAAGGCCGCGCAAAGCAGCAGTATCGAGGAGAAACCGGTAAATCTGCCGGTGGTACGGTTGATGTGGTTGTCGGGCATGTTGCTGATTTTCGCCAATATGTCGATTGAACCGATTATCACGCTGTATGTCGGGCAGTTTGTCACTGGCGATCATGCGATTACCGTCACGGCGGGCCTGGTGATGGCGGCGGCGGCACTGGGCAGCATTGTTTCTGCTCCCCGCCTCGGACGGCTGGCGGACCGCATCGGCCACGGCCGGGTGCTGGTGTATGGTCTGATTGCCTGTGCGTTGCTGCTGATTCCACAGGCCTTTATCACCGCGGCCTGGCAATTGGTTGCGCTGCGTTTCCTGATGGGCATGGCGTTGGGTGGCTTGATGCCGTGCGTGACTGCCCTGATTCGCCACAATGTCCCGCAGGCGCAAGTGGGAAAAATGCTGGGATATTCGACTTCAGCGCAGTATGTCGGCCAGGTAAGCGGGCCGTTGTTTGGCGGTTTTGTCGGCGGGGCGTTTGGTATGCGTCCGGTGTTTCTGGCGACCTGCGTGATTATGGCGCTGTGCGCATTGTTGAATGCGCGGGTGTTGCGGAGGCATTGA
- a CDS encoding glucose/quinate/shikimate family membrane-bound PQQ-dependent dehydrogenase, whose product MGKASSSFGVIRFLTVLFALLTGAFMLVGGIWLAAIGGSWYYVIGGVVMLITAILLWRRSSSALVLYALLLLATLVWGVWEVGFDFWALAPRTDVLVIFGIWLVLPFVYRKLNNASKGALSAMGIALIASVLVLAWAVFHDPQELNGTLPDAAANAPQAQPLSNIADGDWPAYARDQQGTRFSPLKQIDADNVKNLQVAWQFQTGDLKTPNDPGEITDEVTPIKIRDTLYLCSPHQILFALDAKTGKQKWKFDPGLKPNPTFQHVTCRGVSYHEVPAAADASNTQPALCSRRIYLPVNDGRLFALDAETGERCASFGNNGELDLQHKQPVLTPGQYEPTSPPIITDTTIIIAGAVTDNYSTREPSGVIRGFDVNTGKLLWVFDPGAKDPNAIPDDEHTFTMNSPNSWAPAVYDPKLDIVYLPMGVSTPDIWGGNRTPDQERYASSVLALNATTGKLVWSYQTVHHDLWDMDLPSQPTLADITDKDGNTVPVIYAPAKTGNIFVLDRRTGKPVVPAPETPVPQGAAKGDHVSPTQPYSELTFRPKQNLTDKDMWGATMYDQLVCRVIFKRLRYDGPFTPPSEQGTLVFPGNLGMFEWGGIAVDPHRQIAIANPMALPFVSKLIPRGPGNPIEPPKGAEGGSGTESGVQPQYGVPYGVELNAFLSPFGLPCKQPAWGYVSAVDLKTNETVWKKRIGTVRDSAPVPLPFKMGMPMLGGPITTAGNVFFIGATADNYLRAFSTNTGEMLWQARLPAGGQATPMTYEVDGKQYVVIAAGGHGSFGTKLGDYVIAYALPDEK is encoded by the coding sequence ATGGGGAAAGCTTCCTCATCTTTTGGCGTAATTCGCTTCCTGACAGTGCTGTTCGCACTGCTGACAGGAGCGTTTATGCTGGTTGGTGGCATTTGGTTAGCCGCCATTGGAGGTTCCTGGTACTACGTAATTGGCGGTGTGGTTATGTTAATCACCGCTATTTTGTTGTGGCGTCGTAGCAGTTCAGCATTGGTGTTGTATGCCCTGCTGCTGCTGGCCACGCTGGTGTGGGGCGTGTGGGAAGTCGGCTTCGACTTCTGGGCGCTGGCACCGCGTACCGACGTGCTGGTGATTTTTGGTATCTGGCTGGTGTTGCCGTTTGTCTATCGCAAACTCAACAACGCCAGTAAAGGTGCACTGAGCGCGATGGGTATTGCCCTGATCGCCAGCGTCCTGGTGCTGGCGTGGGCCGTCTTCCACGATCCGCAGGAGCTGAATGGCACCCTGCCGGACGCGGCGGCTAACGCACCTCAGGCACAGCCGCTGAGCAACATCGCCGATGGCGACTGGCCAGCGTATGCGCGTGATCAGCAAGGCACCCGCTTCTCACCGCTTAAGCAAATCGATGCGGATAACGTGAAAAATCTGCAGGTAGCCTGGCAGTTCCAGACTGGCGACCTGAAGACCCCGAACGATCCGGGCGAAATCACTGATGAAGTGACCCCGATTAAAATCCGCGACACGCTGTATCTCTGCTCACCGCACCAAATCCTGTTTGCGCTGGATGCGAAAACCGGTAAGCAGAAGTGGAAATTCGATCCGGGCCTTAAGCCGAACCCGACTTTCCAGCACGTAACCTGCCGTGGCGTGTCTTACCACGAGGTTCCGGCCGCTGCTGATGCGTCCAACACCCAGCCTGCGCTGTGCTCACGCCGTATTTACCTGCCGGTAAACGACGGTCGTCTGTTCGCGCTGGATGCAGAAACTGGCGAGCGTTGTGCCTCTTTTGGCAACAACGGCGAGCTGGATCTGCAACACAAACAGCCGGTGCTGACGCCGGGTCAGTATGAGCCGACTTCACCGCCGATCATCACCGATACCACCATCATCATTGCCGGTGCGGTGACGGATAACTACTCTACCCGTGAGCCGTCAGGGGTCATTCGTGGCTTTGACGTTAACACCGGTAAACTGCTGTGGGTCTTCGATCCGGGCGCGAAAGATCCGAACGCGATTCCTGACGATGAACACACCTTTACCATGAACTCGCCGAACTCCTGGGCACCGGCGGTGTACGATCCGAAACTGGATATCGTTTACCTGCCGATGGGCGTGTCAACTCCGGATATCTGGGGTGGCAACCGTACGCCTGACCAGGAGCGCTACGCGAGCAGCGTACTGGCGCTGAACGCCACCACCGGTAAGCTGGTGTGGTCGTATCAGACCGTGCATCACGATCTGTGGGATATGGACCTGCCGTCGCAGCCGACGCTGGCCGATATCACTGACAAAGATGGCAACACCGTACCGGTGATTTATGCCCCGGCGAAAACCGGTAACATCTTTGTACTGGATCGCCGCACCGGTAAACCTGTCGTACCGGCTCCGGAAACCCCGGTTCCGCAGGGTGCAGCTAAAGGTGACCACGTTTCACCGACCCAGCCTTACTCAGAACTGACCTTCCGTCCGAAGCAGAATCTGACTGATAAGGATATGTGGGGCGCAACCATGTACGACCAGCTGGTGTGCCGCGTGATCTTCAAGCGCCTGCGCTATGACGGTCCGTTCACGCCGCCGTCTGAGCAGGGTACGCTGGTGTTCCCAGGTAACCTCGGTATGTTCGAATGGGGTGGCATTGCGGTCGATCCGCATCGTCAGATCGCTATCGCTAACCCGATGGCCCTGCCGTTCGTTTCCAAACTGATTCCGCGCGGTCCGGGCAACCCGATCGAGCCACCGAAAGGTGCGGAAGGCGGTTCGGGTACCGAAAGCGGTGTTCAGCCACAGTACGGCGTGCCGTATGGCGTGGAACTGAACGCGTTCCTGTCACCGTTTGGTCTGCCGTGTAAACAACCGGCATGGGGCTATGTCTCAGCTGTTGACCTGAAAACTAACGAAACCGTGTGGAAAAAACGCATTGGTACGGTTCGCGATAGCGCACCGGTTCCGCTGCCGTTCAAGATGGGTATGCCGATGCTCGGCGGTCCGATCACCACAGCCGGTAACGTGTTCTTCATCGGTGCGACCGCAGATAACTACCTGCGTGCCTTCAGCACCAATACCGGTGAAATGCTGTGGCAGGCGCGTCTGCCAGCTGGCGGCCAGGCAACGCCGATGACCTATGAAGTGGATGGCAAGCAGTACGTTGTTATCGCTGCAGGTGGTCACGGTTCGTTTGGTACCAAGCTGGGCGACTACGTCATTGCCTATGCACTGCCGGACGAAAAATAG
- a CDS encoding MFS transporter, protein MGLLATAADDSLLRHRSFVAFWLARTCSSFGFQMFSVAVSWQIYSLTNSAMALGMIGLMQFLPSVLLALPAGHLADQFDRRRIVLLGQLVEWGALLALMVLTLFHWADKTAIWSLVFLIAVAKALEWPALSSMLPALVPPEILARATAANAVGGQAAVIIGPTLGGLLYVAGPDVVYGVAALFYLFSLLLVSRIRYERPPQTRLPMNLTNLFAGVHFIRERKDVLGVISLDLFAVLLGGATALLPIFAKDILHTGPWGLGMLRGAPSVGALLVGVWLSRHKLEKHVGMIMFGAVAGFGVATLIFALSSQLWLSLLALAALGAFDMVSMVIRGSLVQLDTPDDMRGRVNAVNAIFINTSNQLGEFESGMLAAWLGAVPAAALGGIGTLVVVALWMTLFPHLRKRQKLENEPAVVPTKTGQQAG, encoded by the coding sequence ATGGGTTTACTGGCAACAGCTGCGGATGATTCGCTGCTGCGACACAGGTCATTCGTCGCCTTCTGGCTGGCGCGAACCTGCTCTTCGTTTGGTTTTCAGATGTTCTCGGTTGCCGTCAGCTGGCAGATCTACTCGTTAACCAACAGCGCGATGGCGCTGGGGATGATTGGTCTGATGCAGTTTCTGCCCTCGGTGCTGCTGGCGCTGCCCGCCGGGCATCTGGCAGATCAGTTTGATCGTCGCCGGATTGTGTTGTTGGGTCAGTTGGTGGAGTGGGGAGCGTTGCTGGCGCTGATGGTGCTGACGCTGTTCCACTGGGCGGATAAAACCGCCATCTGGAGCCTGGTGTTCCTGATTGCGGTGGCGAAGGCTTTGGAGTGGCCAGCGCTGTCATCGATGTTACCGGCGCTGGTGCCGCCCGAAATCCTGGCGCGCGCGACAGCAGCCAATGCGGTAGGTGGTCAGGCAGCGGTGATCATTGGTCCCACGCTGGGTGGGTTGCTGTATGTCGCCGGGCCGGATGTGGTATACGGCGTGGCCGCCTTGTTCTATTTATTCTCGCTGCTGCTGGTCAGCCGTATCCGTTATGAGCGCCCGCCACAGACCCGCCTGCCGATGAACCTCACCAACCTGTTTGCCGGCGTCCATTTCATCCGCGAACGCAAAGATGTGCTCGGGGTGATTTCCCTCGATTTGTTCGCGGTGTTGCTCGGCGGTGCGACGGCGCTGCTGCCGATTTTTGCCAAAGACATTCTGCATACCGGTCCCTGGGGATTGGGCATGTTACGCGGCGCACCTTCAGTGGGCGCGCTGCTGGTCGGCGTGTGGCTCAGCCGTCACAAGCTGGAAAAGCATGTCGGGATGATCATGTTTGGCGCGGTGGCGGGTTTTGGTGTTGCTACATTGATTTTCGCGCTTTCCAGTCAGCTGTGGCTGTCGTTACTGGCGCTGGCGGCGTTAGGCGCTTTTGATATGGTCAGCATGGTGATCCGTGGTTCACTGGTGCAACTGGATACGCCGGATGATATGCGCGGACGCGTCAACGCGGTCAACGCCATCTTTATTAATACTTCTAACCAGCTGGGCGAATTTGAATCCGGCATGCTGGCGGCGTGGCTCGGTGCGGTGCCCGCTGCGGCACTGGGCGGTATTGGTACGCTGGTGGTGGTGGCTCTCTGGATGACGCTGTTCCCGCATTTGCGTAAGCGGCAGAAGCTGGAGAACGAACCCGCCGTTGTGCCAACAAAAACCGGCCAACAGGCCGGTTAA
- a CDS encoding Gfo/Idh/MocA family protein: MKVGIIGLGFRLSHVVKEFSKADTEFSVVGYVDPAPAGLPNLHTFGIDPGQAFASIDALLDHGGFDLLLVGSPNFMHLDHIRQGLAAGYTVFTEKPVVINEEQTMAMAQLVQQYGHERILVGLVLRYSPLYHDLLAARDDKRLGEITSIEATEHIKPYHGAFFQRDWRRLEKYAGPYMLEKCCHDIDLYQGLMGERPVRVASFGGRKSFTPQHAPQGAITPASEVYHVKPSGWSSTDAVFDSDADIVDYQTAIIEYAGGATLAFHANLNVPDEFRRFCVMGTDGMAEGDFVRNYFRVHNARTGEREVDTTYSGNAYDGHYGADALMAEEIVKHIKQGTPLKVTVVDALEAGLTAIKIDEARKSKTVVDMTESWKQFDASLGKTSAV; encoded by the coding sequence ATGAAAGTGGGCATTATTGGTCTTGGCTTTCGTCTTTCCCATGTGGTGAAAGAGTTCAGCAAAGCCGATACAGAGTTCTCCGTCGTGGGTTATGTCGATCCGGCTCCAGCGGGTTTACCCAATCTTCACACCTTTGGTATCGATCCTGGTCAGGCGTTTGCCAGCATCGACGCACTGCTGGATCACGGCGGCTTTGATCTGCTGCTGGTCGGTTCACCGAACTTTATGCATCTCGACCATATTCGTCAGGGGCTGGCGGCGGGTTATACCGTGTTCACCGAGAAGCCGGTGGTGATCAATGAAGAACAGACCATGGCGATGGCGCAGCTGGTACAGCAATATGGTCACGAGCGCATTCTGGTCGGACTGGTGCTGCGTTATTCACCGCTGTATCACGACCTGCTGGCCGCGCGCGATGATAAACGCCTTGGCGAGATCACCTCAATCGAAGCAACCGAACATATCAAGCCGTACCACGGTGCTTTCTTCCAGCGCGACTGGCGTCGTCTGGAGAAATACGCCGGTCCATACATGCTGGAAAAATGCTGCCACGATATCGATCTCTATCAGGGATTGATGGGTGAACGCCCGGTGCGCGTCGCCAGCTTTGGTGGCCGTAAATCCTTTACGCCGCAGCACGCGCCACAGGGTGCCATCACCCCCGCTTCCGAGGTGTATCACGTCAAACCGAGCGGCTGGTCAAGCACCGACGCGGTGTTTGATAGCGACGCTGATATCGTCGATTACCAGACGGCCATCATTGAATACGCCGGTGGGGCCACTCTCGCCTTCCACGCCAACCTCAACGTGCCGGATGAGTTCCGCCGCTTCTGCGTGATGGGAACGGACGGTATGGCGGAAGGCGACTTTGTGCGTAACTACTTCCGCGTGCATAACGCCCGCACCGGTGAGCGTGAAGTGGACACCACTTACAGCGGCAACGCTTACGATGGTCACTATGGCGCTGATGCGCTGATGGCCGAAGAGATTGTGAAACACATTAAACAGGGAACGCCGCTGAAAGTGACGGTGGTGGACGCACTGGAAGCCGGGCTCACCGCGATTAAAATCGACGAAGCGCGAAAATCGAAAACCGTGGTGGATATGACAGAAAGCTGGAAACAATTTGACGCCAGCCTGGGGAAAACATCGGCCGTTTAA
- a CDS encoding BadF/BadG/BcrA/BcrD ATPase family protein — protein MLGIDGGGTHCRGRLTDAQGQLLAEARGGPANVWSQFEAAIDAIDRVIDDLFTQAALPATARAQTVLVAGLAGANVASVKARLDNWQPVCQARYVFTDVEIACAGAHDGAPGAVFITGTGSQGAAWDGERFTLLGGWGFALSDAGSGAVLGQRALRLALLAHEGIVPSSALTQRIMAHYHHSPEQMLIWSRQATPADWGRIVPDIFAAAQAGDEHGTALIEQTAADIAQMVQPLLARSHGKLALMGGLATPIQPWLPTDIAALLVPPQGDALSGAIRLASQFSLSQLA, from the coding sequence ATGCTAGGTATCGATGGGGGTGGTACGCACTGTCGCGGACGCCTCACCGACGCTCAGGGGCAACTGCTGGCGGAAGCGCGCGGCGGGCCAGCCAACGTCTGGTCGCAGTTTGAAGCGGCGATTGACGCCATCGATCGGGTGATTGACGATCTCTTCACTCAGGCGGCATTACCGGCGACAGCACGGGCGCAAACCGTGCTGGTGGCGGGGCTGGCGGGGGCGAATGTCGCTTCGGTCAAAGCCCGTCTGGATAACTGGCAGCCCGTTTGCCAGGCGCGCTATGTTTTTACCGATGTCGAAATTGCCTGCGCCGGGGCGCACGATGGCGCGCCTGGGGCGGTGTTTATTACCGGCACCGGCAGCCAGGGTGCTGCCTGGGATGGTGAACGCTTTACGTTGCTGGGTGGCTGGGGTTTCGCACTCTCCGATGCGGGTTCCGGCGCGGTGCTCGGTCAGCGGGCATTGCGGCTGGCGCTGCTGGCCCATGAAGGCATTGTGCCGTCCTCGGCGCTGACGCAGCGTATCATGGCGCATTATCACCACAGCCCGGAACAGATGCTCATCTGGTCACGTCAGGCGACACCTGCCGACTGGGGCCGGATCGTGCCGGACATATTCGCCGCCGCACAGGCGGGGGATGAGCATGGTACTGCCTTAATTGAACAAACCGCGGCGGATATCGCGCAAATGGTCCAGCCACTGCTGGCGCGCAGCCACGGTAAGCTGGCATTGATGGGCGGCTTAGCCACGCCGATTCAGCCCTGGCTCCCGACGGATATCGCCGCGCTGCTGGTGCCGCCCCAGGGCGATGCGCTGAGTGGGGCGATCCGGCTTGCCAGCCAGTTTAGCCTGAGCCAACTCGCGTAA
- a CDS encoding ROK family transcriptional regulator — protein sequence MTAPNVTARILRLIVENAPISQSDLKVRSGLSMSTVSQATNRLLTGGIVQELGLRRVSMGRPKTLLGLNPDHASVVGIQLNAERNLIVLTDLGGNIIGEQQMPSGAMSPKQLGDALAKFLRGVEGKKVGAIGLALSGLVDASNGYCVRSRVLDWDNVPIARLLEERFSLPVFIENDANALAMAALVFGQLGHAQSAIIATFGKGIGAGILLDRQLYRGRHGKAGEIGNALLGDGSERLLEDVASSQAILHRVAETLKEDVPPTLRDLDLRPTPEVLSALAEAGHQLGMSLANLSIAYDPDVVYLAMEPQMASRILLDNITQSFQNYRLKLTPHMTPLQFITESNRMWAQGAAGFAVNKLLDLLAAQADEEITS from the coding sequence ATGACTGCTCCGAACGTAACCGCCCGTATTCTGCGGCTGATTGTCGAAAATGCGCCGATAAGCCAGTCCGATCTCAAAGTGCGCAGCGGCCTGAGCATGTCAACGGTCTCGCAGGCCACCAATCGCCTGCTGACTGGCGGCATTGTGCAGGAGCTGGGGCTGCGCCGGGTCTCGATGGGACGACCCAAAACTCTGCTCGGCCTCAATCCTGATCACGCCAGCGTGGTTGGTATCCAACTCAATGCGGAACGTAACCTGATTGTGCTGACCGACCTCGGCGGCAATATCATCGGCGAGCAGCAAATGCCTTCCGGTGCGATGAGCCCGAAACAGCTGGGTGACGCGCTGGCGAAGTTTCTGCGCGGCGTAGAAGGCAAGAAAGTCGGTGCCATTGGCCTGGCGCTGTCCGGTCTGGTGGATGCCAGTAATGGCTATTGCGTGCGCTCACGCGTGCTGGACTGGGATAACGTGCCCATCGCCCGCCTGCTGGAAGAACGTTTTTCGCTACCGGTATTTATCGAAAACGACGCTAACGCGCTGGCGATGGCGGCGCTGGTGTTTGGTCAGCTTGGCCATGCGCAATCGGCGATTATCGCCACCTTCGGCAAAGGGATTGGCGCGGGTATTTTGCTGGATCGTCAGCTTTATCGCGGACGTCATGGCAAAGCGGGGGAGATTGGTAATGCCCTGCTGGGTGATGGTTCTGAGCGCCTGCTGGAAGATGTCGCCTCATCGCAGGCGATTCTGCACCGGGTGGCGGAGACGCTGAAAGAGGATGTACCGCCGACGCTGCGCGATTTGGATTTGCGTCCAACACCGGAGGTGTTAAGCGCGCTGGCGGAAGCCGGGCATCAGCTGGGCATGTCGCTGGCGAACCTGTCGATTGCCTATGATCCGGATGTGGTTTATCTGGCGATGGAGCCGCAAATGGCGTCGCGCATTCTGCTGGATAATATCACTCAGAGTTTCCAGAACTATCGTTTGAAGCTGACACCGCATATGACGCCGTTGCAGTTTATTACCGAGTCGAATCGGATGTGGGCGCAGGGCGCGGCGGGGTTTGCGGTGAATAAGTTGCTGGATTTGCTGGCGGCGCAAGCCGATGAAGAAATTACGTCTTAA
- a CDS encoding ABC transporter ATP-binding protein → MTSLHLQSVKKSYEQVNVIHGIDLTINSGEFVVFVGPSGCGKSTLLRMIAGLEEISDGKLLIEGADMTHQPATERGIAMVFQSYALYPNMTVRGNLAYPLEVMKRPKAEIEQAIAQTAARLHLTELLDRLPRALSGGQRQRVAIGRAIIRHPRIFLFDEPLSNLDAELRLQMRIEIARLHASLGNTMIYVTHDQLEAMTLADRIVVLRQGRIEQVGAPLALYRDPDNLFVAGFIGSPKMNFLPAEVAAMAPGEVQLRVPSLGIHALTMKIGAACHEGQKVTLGVRPEHFQPATSASAPLSFSAPLSFSEMLGHTNYLYLDVGQERLLVIEERNVASHQIGEPVRYQLEAEGCLLFDQDGARIR, encoded by the coding sequence ATGACCAGCCTGCATCTGCAAAGCGTTAAGAAGTCTTACGAGCAAGTGAACGTGATCCACGGTATCGATCTCACCATCAACAGCGGTGAATTTGTGGTGTTTGTTGGCCCCTCGGGCTGCGGAAAATCGACGCTGTTACGCATGATTGCCGGGCTGGAGGAGATCAGCGATGGCAAGCTGCTGATTGAGGGGGCGGATATGACCCACCAGCCTGCCACCGAGCGCGGTATCGCCATGGTGTTTCAGTCCTATGCGCTTTACCCGAATATGACGGTGCGCGGCAATCTCGCTTATCCGCTGGAGGTGATGAAGCGGCCGAAAGCCGAGATTGAACAGGCGATTGCGCAGACCGCAGCGCGCCTGCATCTTACCGAGTTGCTCGATCGCCTGCCGCGTGCCTTGTCGGGCGGGCAGCGGCAGCGCGTGGCGATTGGCCGCGCCATTATTCGCCATCCACGTATTTTCCTGTTCGATGAACCCCTGTCGAACCTGGATGCCGAGCTGCGTTTGCAGATGCGTATCGAAATTGCCCGGCTGCACGCCTCGCTGGGCAACACCATGATTTACGTTACCCATGACCAGCTGGAAGCGATGACGCTGGCCGACCGGATCGTGGTGCTGCGTCAGGGGCGTATTGAACAGGTCGGTGCGCCGCTGGCGTTGTATCGCGACCCGGATAACCTGTTTGTCGCCGGGTTTATTGGTTCACCGAAGATGAATTTCTTACCCGCCGAGGTGGCTGCTATGGCTCCTGGCGAAGTCCAGCTGCGCGTGCCCTCGCTCGGTATTCATGCGTTGACCATGAAGATTGGCGCGGCCTGCCATGAAGGGCAGAAGGTGACGCTGGGTGTACGTCCTGAGCATTTCCAGCCCGCCACCTCGGCCAGCGCACCGCTGAGCTTCAGCGCACCGCTGTCGTTCAGTGAGATGCTGGGGCATACCAATTACCTTTATCTGGATGTGGGTCAGGAGCGGCTGCTGGTGATTGAGGAGCGGAATGTGGCAAGCCATCAGATCGGTGAACCCGTTCGTTACCAGCTGGAAGCAGAGGGGTGCTTGTTGTTTGATCAAGATGGGGCGCGAATACGGTGA